A genome region from Choloepus didactylus isolate mChoDid1 chromosome 11 unlocalized genomic scaffold, mChoDid1.pri SUPER_11_unloc4, whole genome shotgun sequence includes the following:
- the LOC119524688 gene encoding olfactory receptor 5A2-like, translating into TTVREFIFLGFSGIPQLQLMLFVMFLIVYLLSITGNAFIIYIVLMDSTLQTPMYIFLGNLSFLEIWNATTTVPKLLTACISQVVTISVSGCITQYYFFFSMGATECILLAVMAYDRYLAICSPLHYSLLMSAQICLQLSAGSWIGGFTAPVLSTILISHLNFCGPQQINHFFCDSDPIYKLSCSDTFLVEALSYTCSSVVILSSFLLTMSSYGQIVVTIVRMSSREAWKKTFSTCASHLTVVTIYYGTIIFAYVRPPAKYNFTIAKVVSVFYCVITPLVNPLVYTLRNKDVKKAFRKALAQKRLLLP; encoded by the coding sequence ACAACAGTGAGGgagttcatttttcttggattttctgGCATTCCCCAACTGCAGCTCATGTTATTTGTGATGTTTCTCATTGTGTACCTACTCTCCATCACAGGAAATGCATTCATCATTTACATTGTCCTCATGGATTCCACACTCCAGACACCTATGTACATTTTCTTAGGAAATCTTTCTTTCTTAGAAATCTGGAACGCCACAACTACAGTTCCTAAACTGTTGACTGCCTGCATCTCACAGGTTGTCACCATCTCTGTTTCAGGTTGTATAACCCAGTACTACTTCTTTTTCTCCATGGGGGCTACTGAGTGTATTCTGCTAGCAGTGATGGCCTATGACAGGTACCTGGCTATATGTAGCCCTCTACATTACTCATTGCTCATGAGTGCTCAGATTTGCCTACAGTTATCAGCTGGATCTTGGATTGGAGGTTTCACTGCCCCTGTTCTATCTACTATACTTATCTCTCACCTCAACTTCTGTGGCCCCCAGCAGATCAATCATTTCTTTTGTGACTCAGACCCTATTTACAAACTCTCCTGCTCAGACACATTCTTAGTGGAGGCCTTGAGCTACACATGCAGCTCTGTTGTGATCCTAAGTTCTTTCCTACTTACTATGTCCTCCTATGGCCAAATTGTGGTTACAATAGTAAGAATGTCTTCCCGGGAGGCTTGGAAGAAAACCTtctccacctgtgcctcccaccTCACTGTGGTCACCATCTATTATGGTACCATCATCTTTGCCTATGTCCGTCCTCCAGCAAAGTACAATTTCACCATCGCAAAAGTGGTGTCAGTGTTTTACTGTGTGATCACCCCTTTGGTAAACCCTCTCGTCTACACCTTGAGAAACAAAGATGTGAAGAAAGCTTTCAGAAAAGCACTTGCACAAAAGAGATTGCTCTTACCTTGA